A region of Hippoglossus stenolepis isolate QCI-W04-F060 chromosome 7, HSTE1.2, whole genome shotgun sequence DNA encodes the following proteins:
- the LOC118112594 gene encoding calnexin, which yields MEISIVLLCVTLAASVTPASSAAEPGIIESLLLATNQRPWLWGVYVFTVGLPIILFISLMWPDMRFGPPDQEYYYKKCDDAQPDDPDTSQWTEPLQTKAGETVTRRRETQGNQKKSDLES from the exons atggagatcagcattgtgttgctgtgtgtgacGCTAGCAGCCAGTGTGACACCAGCGtcttctgcagcagag CCAGGTATCATAGAGAGCCTCCTACTGGCCACCAACCAGCGTCCATGGCTCTGGGGTGTCTATGTCTTCACTGTGGGACTTCCCATCATTCTCTTCATCAGCCTCATGTGGCCTGACATG cggtTTGGGCCTCCTGATCAAGAGTATTACTACAAGAAGTGTGATGATGCTCAACCAGACGATCCTGACACCTCACAGTGGACAGAGCCGTTACAAACCAAAG CCGGAGAAACAGTAACAAGGAGAAGGGAAACTCAGGGTAACCAGAAGAAGTCAGACTTAGAATCCTGA
- the fgl1 gene encoding fibrinogen-like protein 1, producing the protein MRGPLQLLMGLMVITACSQSLCALQTCSEEVARLREQENLLKGLLEKQELLLHRLQSLNQPVDNNKVNQTQDTEYADCSQLFTSGFRSSGFYRIKTSRVYCDMSEGGGWTVIQRRINGSETFNRSWAEYKEGFGDMNSKSGEFWLGNDNLHHITAQGNYSLRINLEDFDGGQRYAEYKNFKVADEKDHYRLTVGAYVGTAGDALCGGFHVGVSEWASHQGMKFSTYDQDNDNYKGNCAQEDEGGWWFNKCHSAHLNGIYYPSGHYSAVTDNGIIWYTWRGWWYSLKTSIMKLRPTDFKIDPIDDPNAVNHSPS; encoded by the exons ATGAGAGGCCCACTGCAGCTGCTCATGGGACTGATGGTCATCACTGCCtgctctcagtctctctgt gcgtTACAAACTTGCAGTGAGGAGGTGGCTCGTCTGAGGGAACAGGAGAATCTCCTGAAGGGCCTGCTGGAGAAACAagagctcctcctccacagatTACAATCGCTGAACCAACCTGTCGACAACAACAAAGTGAACCAGACCCAGGACACTGAGTATGCAG attgcTCCCAGCTTTTCACCTCCGGCTTCAGATCCAGTGGATTCTACAGAATCAAAACCAGCAGAGTGTACTGTGATATGAGTGAAGGAGGAGGTTGGACTGTCATTCAGAGACGCATCAATGGAAGTGAGACATTTAACAG gTCCTGGGCGGAGTACAAAGAAGGTTTTGGAGACATGAACTCAAAATCAGGAGAGTTTTGGCTTGGAAATGACAACCTGCATCACATCACTGCACAAG GGAATTATTCTTTGAGGATAAACCTGGAAGACTTTGATGGTGGCCAGCGCTATGCTGAGTACAAGAACTTCAAAGTGGCCGATGAAAAG GATCACTACCGACTCACGGTTGGAGCCTATGTAGGAACAGCTGGAGATGCTCTGTGTGGAGGTTTCCATGTTGGTGTCTCGGAGTGGGCGAGTCACCAGGGCATGAAGTTCAGCACCTACGACCAGGATAATGACAACTACAAAGGCAACTGTGCCCAGGAAGACGAAGGAGGCTGGTGGTTCAACAA gtGTCACTCGGCTCATCTTAATGGCATCTACTACCCCAGTGGTCACTACAGTGCAGTGACAGATAATGGTATTATTTGGTACACATGGAGAGGGTGGTGGTATTCTCTGAAGACCAGCATCATGAAGCTGCGACCCACTGACTTCAAAATTGACCCCATTGACGACCCCAATGCTGTAAATCACAGTCCATCTTAG